A section of the Ciceribacter thiooxidans genome encodes:
- a CDS encoding ferritin-like domain-containing protein, which translates to MAEKNLEDLFHETLKDIYYAERKILKALPRMARGASSQKLKSAFEKHKEETEEHVERLQQVFEIIGKRPRAKTCPAIDGIIEEGEEIMEAFKGAPALDAGLLAAAQAVEHYEISRYGTLRSWAEQLGHKDAVKLLDQTLTEEAKTDESLTKLAEGAVNTAAQKAA; encoded by the coding sequence ATGGCAGAGAAGAATTTGGAAGATCTCTTCCACGAAACGCTGAAGGACATCTACTACGCAGAACGGAAGATCCTGAAGGCGCTGCCGAGGATGGCGCGCGGCGCCAGCAGCCAAAAGCTCAAGTCGGCGTTCGAGAAGCATAAGGAAGAAACCGAGGAACACGTCGAGCGCCTGCAGCAGGTTTTCGAGATCATTGGCAAACGGCCGCGTGCGAAGACTTGCCCGGCGATCGACGGCATCATCGAAGAAGGCGAGGAGATCATGGAGGCCTTCAAGGGGGCTCCGGCGCTCGATGCGGGGTTGCTGGCGGCTGCCCAGGCGGTCGAACACTACGAGATCAGCCGCTACGGCACACTGCGTTCGTGGGCCGAGCAGCTCGGTCACAAGGACGCGGTGAAGCTGCTCGACCAGACGCTCACCGAGGAAGCGAAGACCGACGAATCTCTGACGAAGCTCGCCGAAGGCGCCGTGAACACGGCTGCACAGAAGGCGGCATGA
- a CDS encoding sulfurtransferase TusA family protein, whose protein sequence is MSGSDAIYDLRGLKCPLPVLKTRRRLSVMESGAELWIETTDPLAVIDIPHFCSEGGHVLLASEKHEASHRFHIRKG, encoded by the coding sequence GTGAGTGGCTCCGACGCGATCTACGACCTCAGGGGACTGAAATGTCCGCTGCCGGTGCTCAAGACTCGGCGGCGACTTTCCGTCATGGAAAGCGGTGCCGAGCTGTGGATCGAGACCACCGATCCGCTCGCCGTGATCGATATCCCCCACTTCTGCAGCGAAGGCGGACACGTGCTGCTGGCGAGCGAGAAACACGAAGCCAGCCACCGCTTTCACATTCGCAAGGGCTGA
- a CDS encoding acetyl-CoA carboxylase carboxyltransferase subunit alpha yields MHNYLDFEKPISDLEGKIHELKKLAEEDESIDTSEEIARLEVRVREAMEEIYSKLNAWQKTQVARHPQRPHFVDYAARLFTEFTPLAGDRKFAEDAAIQAGFARFRGDPVVVIGQEKGNDTKSRLKHNFGSARPEGYRKAIRIMEMADRFGLPVVTLIDTAGAYPGIGAEERGQAEAIARSTETCLNLRVPIVSVVVGEGGSGGAIAIATGNRVYMLEHAIYSVISPEGAASILWRDSTRAKEAATNMKITAEDLKALNVVDGIIPEPIGGAHRDPDAVIDRAGDVIASALADLGRLSGDRLRQERRQKFLDIGRSL; encoded by the coding sequence ATGCATAACTATCTCGATTTCGAAAAGCCTATCTCCGACCTGGAAGGCAAGATCCACGAGCTGAAGAAGCTTGCGGAAGAAGATGAGAGCATCGACACGTCCGAGGAGATCGCTCGGCTCGAGGTTCGCGTACGTGAAGCGATGGAAGAAATCTACTCCAAGCTCAACGCCTGGCAGAAAACGCAGGTTGCCCGCCATCCGCAGCGTCCCCATTTCGTCGACTACGCCGCGAGACTCTTTACCGAATTCACACCGCTCGCCGGCGACCGCAAGTTCGCCGAGGACGCAGCGATCCAGGCTGGCTTCGCGCGGTTTCGCGGCGATCCGGTTGTCGTGATCGGCCAGGAAAAGGGCAACGACACCAAGTCACGTCTGAAGCACAACTTCGGCAGCGCCCGTCCGGAGGGATATCGCAAGGCGATCCGTATCATGGAAATGGCGGACCGCTTCGGGCTGCCCGTCGTGACGCTGATCGATACCGCCGGCGCCTATCCGGGCATCGGTGCAGAAGAACGCGGGCAGGCGGAAGCAATTGCGCGTTCCACCGAGACATGCCTTAACCTGCGCGTTCCGATCGTTTCGGTAGTGGTCGGCGAAGGCGGGTCGGGCGGCGCCATTGCGATCGCCACCGGCAATCGTGTCTACATGCTAGAGCACGCGATCTACTCGGTTATCTCTCCGGAAGGTGCCGCCTCCATCCTCTGGCGCGACTCGACCCGGGCCAAGGAAGCCGCGACAAACATGAAGATCACGGCCGAGGATCTGAAGGCATTGAACGTGGTCGACGGCATCATTCCGGAACCGATCGGCGGCGCACATCGCGACCCGGATGCAGTCATCGACCGCGCCGGCGACGTCATCGCCTCGGCGCTGGCTGATCTCGGTCGCCTGTCGGGCGACCGGCTACGGCAGGAACGCCGACAGAAGTTCCTCGATATCGGACGCTCGCTGTAA
- a CDS encoding metal-dependent phosphohydrolase yields MDKTGRPYFEHCQRVAAALVDDEAKTVAYLHDVAEKGRGWTVDRLKEEGFSSHIISAVDALTKRSGEDEDAFLRRVFGHPLAREVKRADLEDNLWQVNLSRGNAEKYEHALEKLTEWTNGSLQ; encoded by the coding sequence ATGGATAAGACGGGTCGCCCGTATTTCGAACACTGCCAACGGGTTGCCGCCGCACTGGTAGACGATGAAGCGAAGACTGTCGCTTACCTGCACGACGTCGCCGAAAAAGGCAGGGGCTGGACGGTCGACAGGTTGAAGGAGGAAGGCTTCTCCTCACACATCATTTCAGCGGTCGATGCGCTCACGAAAAGGAGCGGAGAGGACGAAGACGCTTTCCTGCGGCGCGTCTTTGGTCATCCGCTTGCCCGAGAGGTAAAGCGGGCGGATCTGGAGGACAACCTCTGGCAGGTGAACCTGTCACGCGGAAACGCGGAAAAATACGAGCATGCACTCGAGAAGCTGACGGAATGGACGAACGGGTCGCTGCAATAG
- a CDS encoding heavy metal translocating P-type ATPase, protein MSALSRFFENNGKPFLAILSLLTLAAGAFAQWSDVPSLAVQFWFAGGAVVLAALLAEIVRSLLQRQFGLDVVAALSMSAALVFGEMLAANIVALMYAGGQQLENFAEGRARREMTALLGRVARTAMCYCGNGLDEVPIERLVPGDRILVRRGEVIPVDGVLAAPSADIDMSALTGESMPVRFFEGDQVPSGCVSCGAAFDLITALPAAESTYAGIVRLVKSAQESKAPMVRLADRYALWFLMATVIIAGMAWWVTGDRLRALSVLVVATPCPLILAVPVAIISGMSRAASVGVLIKSGGALETLARVRTAILDKTGTMTTGRAGVVDIRTMDGIDANEMLRFAASLDQASNHASAENLVAAAKGAGLALSNPADVTETPGSGVAGTVDGRRVVVGGSNFVKEHCRSGDPYDLGDALPPGSAVVAVGIDDAVAGIILLSDQVRSDALETIAAFREAGVSRFVLASGDRADVVQAVGARLGIDPAHGDLAPGDKVEVVLHEREHAPVMMIGDGVNDAPALAAADVGVAMGARGAAASSEAADVVLLVDDLGPLAIAVSLARRARMIALQSVAVGIGLSFTAMGFAALGYLPPVEGALLQEVIDVAVILNALRALVPPRKS, encoded by the coding sequence GTGAGCGCGCTGTCGCGATTTTTCGAGAACAATGGCAAACCCTTCCTCGCCATCCTCTCTCTGCTGACACTGGCTGCCGGTGCTTTCGCCCAATGGTCGGACGTGCCCTCCCTTGCGGTGCAATTCTGGTTTGCCGGTGGCGCCGTGGTGCTTGCAGCGCTCCTCGCAGAGATCGTGCGCTCCCTCTTGCAACGGCAGTTCGGGCTGGATGTTGTCGCCGCCCTCTCGATGTCTGCGGCACTTGTCTTCGGCGAGATGCTGGCTGCCAATATCGTGGCGCTCATGTATGCCGGCGGACAGCAACTCGAGAATTTTGCCGAAGGCCGGGCGCGTCGTGAGATGACGGCGCTGCTTGGGCGCGTTGCCCGCACCGCCATGTGCTACTGTGGCAACGGGCTTGACGAGGTTCCGATCGAGCGTCTCGTGCCGGGGGATCGTATCCTCGTCAGGCGCGGCGAGGTGATCCCTGTCGACGGCGTTCTTGCAGCTCCCTCGGCAGACATAGACATGTCGGCCCTCACGGGCGAGTCCATGCCGGTCCGGTTTTTCGAGGGCGATCAAGTGCCGAGCGGCTGCGTCAGTTGCGGTGCAGCTTTCGATCTGATCACGGCCCTCCCTGCCGCCGAGAGTACCTATGCCGGCATCGTTCGGCTGGTGAAGAGTGCGCAGGAAAGCAAGGCACCGATGGTGAGGCTCGCCGATCGCTATGCGTTGTGGTTCCTGATGGCTACTGTCATCATAGCAGGTATGGCCTGGTGGGTTACCGGCGATCGACTGCGGGCTCTCTCCGTCCTTGTCGTCGCAACCCCCTGTCCGCTGATCCTCGCTGTTCCCGTAGCCATCATCTCTGGCATGTCGCGTGCCGCTTCGGTCGGTGTGCTGATAAAGAGTGGCGGAGCTCTGGAGACGCTGGCACGGGTAAGAACGGCAATCCTCGACAAAACGGGAACCATGACCACCGGCCGAGCCGGTGTTGTCGACATCCGCACGATGGACGGTATCGATGCAAACGAAATGCTCCGGTTTGCCGCTTCTCTCGACCAGGCATCCAATCACGCCAGCGCCGAGAACCTTGTCGCCGCGGCCAAAGGGGCAGGACTTGCACTCAGCAACCCGGCGGATGTGACCGAGACGCCCGGGAGCGGCGTCGCAGGCACGGTCGACGGGCGTCGAGTGGTTGTGGGCGGTAGCAATTTCGTCAAGGAGCACTGCCGTTCCGGCGACCCTTACGACCTTGGTGACGCTCTTCCTCCCGGATCGGCCGTCGTTGCGGTCGGCATAGACGACGCGGTCGCAGGTATCATCCTTCTTTCAGACCAGGTGAGGAGTGACGCGCTGGAGACGATCGCTGCGTTTCGCGAGGCTGGCGTCTCCCGTTTCGTCCTCGCCTCCGGCGATCGTGCAGATGTCGTCCAGGCCGTCGGTGCTAGGCTCGGAATTGACCCCGCACACGGCGACCTTGCACCTGGCGACAAGGTCGAGGTCGTGTTGCACGAGCGGGAACATGCGCCCGTCATGATGATCGGTGACGGGGTGAACGACGCACCAGCCCTTGCCGCTGCGGATGTAGGTGTCGCCATGGGCGCTCGGGGAGCCGCCGCCTCCTCCGAGGCCGCCGACGTCGTGCTTCTAGTTGATGACCTCGGGCCACTGGCCATCGCGGTCTCCCTCGCCCGCCGTGCTCGCATGATTGCGCTGCAAAGCGTCGCGGTCGGGATCGGGCTTTCGTTCACGGCGATGGGTTTCGCAGCCCTCGGCTACCTGCCGCCCGTCGAAGGGGCACTCCTGCAGGAGGTCATCGACGTCGCCGTCATTTTGAACGCCCTCCGTGCCCTTGTGCCGCCCCGAAAGAGCTGA
- a CDS encoding L,D-transpeptidase family protein yields the protein MRLKPTALLMIALTIGLTGCNDTLDSVVDPSTVKNKVEYQLPSRVLGEMKAKGMERNSPIALRIFKEEGVLEIWKAKTNNRFDKIAEYQICAWSGRLGPKVKEGDRQAPEGFYPLSPYHLNPNSKYFLAINTGYPNRYDQANGRNGTNLMIHGACSSSGCYSMTDAQILEIYAFARDAFKGGQQTIQLQAFPFRMTADNMARHQHSPYYDFWKMLKVGYDNFEVTKRPPEVGVCDKKYVFNQQVEDGKTLNAMAACPPMSAPPALQVALASYNTQYERDFAKASKKYDGKIWYDPTEAERKALVAEMRKGHDLAYAPTGSALKAGKLLKIEEFEKLVTEKDAATKPGTAPAATAASARASAKTDDVAQTASVPLPQANPLAPAAVAPVAEEPKKPFWKFWQK from the coding sequence ATGCGTTTGAAACCAACCGCTCTTCTGATGATTGCCCTCACGATCGGGCTTACAGGCTGCAACGATACGCTCGACAGCGTCGTTGACCCGTCGACCGTCAAAAACAAGGTCGAATACCAGCTGCCTTCGCGCGTCCTCGGCGAGATGAAGGCAAAGGGCATGGAGCGGAATTCGCCGATTGCCTTGCGCATCTTCAAGGAAGAGGGCGTTCTGGAAATCTGGAAGGCGAAGACGAACAACCGTTTCGACAAGATCGCGGAATACCAGATATGCGCGTGGTCGGGGCGCCTCGGCCCGAAGGTCAAGGAGGGCGACCGTCAAGCGCCCGAGGGCTTCTATCCGCTCTCGCCTTATCACCTGAATCCGAACTCGAAGTATTTCCTTGCGATCAACACGGGATACCCGAACCGCTACGACCAAGCGAACGGTCGCAACGGCACCAATCTCATGATTCACGGCGCATGTTCTTCGTCGGGCTGCTACTCGATGACGGATGCGCAGATCCTGGAGATCTATGCGTTTGCCCGCGACGCGTTCAAGGGCGGCCAGCAGACGATTCAGTTGCAGGCCTTCCCATTCCGCATGACGGCCGACAACATGGCGCGCCATCAACACAGCCCGTATTACGATTTCTGGAAGATGCTGAAGGTCGGCTACGACAATTTCGAAGTCACCAAACGTCCGCCTGAAGTCGGTGTATGCGACAAGAAATACGTCTTCAATCAGCAGGTCGAGGACGGTAAGACCCTCAACGCTATGGCTGCCTGCCCGCCGATGTCGGCACCCCCTGCGCTGCAGGTGGCGCTTGCGTCTTACAATACACAGTACGAGCGCGACTTCGCGAAGGCCTCCAAGAAATACGACGGCAAGATCTGGTACGACCCGACGGAGGCAGAGCGCAAGGCTCTCGTCGCCGAGATGCGCAAGGGTCACGACCTCGCCTATGCACCGACGGGCTCTGCGCTCAAGGCCGGGAAGCTGCTGAAGATCGAAGAATTTGAAAAGCTCGTTACGGAAAAGGACGCGGCAACAAAGCCAGGTACCGCACCCGCGGCAACCGCAGCTTCCGCTCGAGCTTCGGCGAAGACGGACGACGTCGCGCAAACGGCCAGCGTGCCCCTGCCGCAGGCGAACCCGCTCGCTCCGGCCGCGGTGGCGCCAGTTGCCGAGGAGCCCAAGAAGCCGTTCTGGAAGTTCTGGCAGAAGTGA
- a CDS encoding M20 aminoacylase family protein — protein MPILNRAAELQHEVTEWRRHLHANPEILYEVDETAAFVAEKLREFGVDEIVTGIGRTGVVGVIRGQGAGRAIGLRADMDALPIQEIGGKAWASKTPGKMHACGHDGHTAMLLGAAKHLAETRNFRGSVVVVFQPAEEGGAGALAMVQDGLMERFGIEEVYGMHNMPGMSVGTFAIRKGGIMAAPDKFTVTVKGRGGHAAEPHHTIDPIAVGAQIVGNLQLIASRNANPLRSVVVSVTRFHAGTTHNIIPEEAVLGGTVRSLDETVRDLAENRIREVAKGVAAAHGADVTVEYERACPVTVNHPDETQHAARAAIDVAGPQNVDTEVDPSMAGEDFAFMLQARPGAYIMIGNGKTAGLHHPAYDFNDEAIAYGVSYWVRLAEQRLTE, from the coding sequence ATGCCGATCTTGAACCGAGCCGCAGAACTCCAGCACGAAGTCACTGAATGGCGCCGCCATCTCCACGCAAATCCCGAGATTCTTTACGAGGTGGACGAAACCGCCGCTTTCGTCGCGGAGAAATTGCGCGAATTCGGCGTGGACGAAATCGTGACGGGGATCGGACGGACCGGCGTCGTCGGCGTGATCCGTGGACAGGGGGCGGGACGCGCCATCGGCCTGCGCGCCGATATGGACGCCCTGCCTATTCAGGAGATCGGCGGCAAAGCCTGGGCCTCGAAGACTCCCGGCAAGATGCACGCCTGCGGTCATGACGGCCATACCGCCATGCTGCTCGGCGCCGCCAAGCATCTTGCCGAAACTCGAAATTTCCGCGGTTCGGTCGTCGTTGTCTTCCAGCCCGCCGAAGAGGGCGGTGCGGGAGCGCTCGCCATGGTTCAGGACGGTTTGATGGAGCGTTTCGGTATCGAAGAAGTCTACGGGATGCACAACATGCCCGGCATGTCCGTCGGCACCTTCGCCATCCGCAAGGGCGGCATCATGGCGGCACCGGACAAGTTCACCGTCACGGTGAAGGGCCGCGGTGGTCACGCCGCGGAACCGCACCACACGATCGATCCGATAGCGGTCGGTGCCCAGATCGTCGGCAATCTGCAACTGATTGCGTCCCGCAACGCAAATCCGTTGCGTTCCGTCGTGGTATCGGTCACCCGCTTCCACGCCGGGACGACCCACAATATCATTCCCGAGGAGGCAGTGCTCGGCGGCACCGTCCGCTCGCTCGATGAGACGGTTCGCGATCTGGCCGAGAACCGCATCCGAGAGGTCGCGAAAGGCGTGGCCGCGGCTCACGGCGCCGACGTTACCGTCGAATACGAGCGCGCCTGTCCGGTAACCGTCAACCATCCGGACGAGACCCAGCACGCGGCACGCGCCGCGATCGATGTCGCTGGTCCACAGAATGTCGATACCGAGGTTGACCCGTCGATGGCAGGTGAGGATTTCGCCTTCATGTTGCAGGCGCGGCCCGGCGCCTACATCATGATCGGCAACGGCAAGACTGCTGGCCTCCACCATCCGGCCTACGACTTCAACGACGAAGCGATCGCCTACGGCGTCTCCTACTGGGTACGCCTCGCCGAACAGCGCCTCACCGAGTGA
- a CDS encoding CobW family GTP-binding protein → MPSMNERIPVSILTGFLGAGKSTLLNRILKDPAMRDAAVIINEFGEVGIDHMLVESSNDAIIELADGCLCCTVRGELVDTLAALVDGMQTGKIRPVSRVVIETTGLADPAPVMQSVMGHPVIASCFDLEGVVTVVDAVNGLSTLDNFPEAVRQVAVADRLVLTKASLASAERLPELQSRLATLNPRAPIADGDHGEVGTAALFFNGLYDPVTKIPDVDRWLSGETAEHSHAHGHHDGHDHSHHHDAHHHDVNRHGESIRSYSIVHDGPINPASLEMFVDLLRSAHGEKLLRMKAIVRTTDQPDRPLVLHGVQAIFHPPYRLPSWPDPNDRRTRLVVIARDLPETYVRELFDAFTGKPQIDRPDRAALEDNPLAIPGMRM, encoded by the coding sequence ATGCCGTCCATGAACGAACGCATTCCCGTTTCCATCCTCACGGGGTTTCTCGGTGCGGGTAAATCGACCTTGCTCAACCGCATTCTCAAGGATCCGGCAATGCGGGATGCGGCGGTCATCATCAACGAGTTCGGCGAGGTCGGTATCGATCACATGCTGGTCGAGTCTTCTAACGACGCCATTATAGAGCTCGCCGACGGCTGCCTCTGCTGTACGGTACGGGGGGAACTCGTGGATACGTTGGCGGCGCTTGTCGACGGAATGCAGACCGGCAAGATCAGGCCGGTATCGCGCGTTGTTATCGAGACCACGGGCCTCGCAGACCCCGCTCCCGTCATGCAATCGGTGATGGGGCATCCCGTGATCGCCAGCTGTTTCGATCTGGAGGGGGTGGTCACCGTTGTCGATGCCGTGAACGGCCTTTCGACCCTCGACAATTTTCCCGAAGCCGTCCGGCAGGTCGCCGTGGCTGATAGGCTGGTCTTGACCAAGGCGTCCCTTGCCTCTGCCGAAAGGCTGCCCGAATTGCAGAGCCGTCTTGCGACGCTCAATCCACGGGCGCCGATCGCCGATGGCGACCATGGCGAGGTCGGGACTGCGGCGCTTTTTTTCAACGGGCTCTACGATCCGGTGACGAAAATTCCGGATGTCGACCGTTGGCTCAGCGGCGAGACGGCCGAACACAGTCACGCACACGGGCACCATGACGGACATGATCATTCTCACCACCACGATGCGCATCATCACGACGTAAACCGGCACGGCGAGTCGATCCGGTCCTATTCGATCGTCCATGATGGGCCGATCAACCCCGCCTCGCTGGAGATGTTCGTCGATCTCCTGCGGTCGGCACACGGCGAGAAGCTTCTGCGAATGAAGGCCATCGTGCGGACGACCGATCAGCCGGACCGACCGCTGGTGCTGCATGGTGTCCAGGCCATCTTTCATCCGCCCTATCGGTTGCCCTCGTGGCCCGACCCCAACGATCGCCGCACGCGGCTCGTCGTGATCGCCAGGGACCTGCCGGAAACATATGTGCGGGAACTCTTCGATGCCTTCACGGGCAAACCGCAAATCGACAGGCCTGATCGCGCCGCGCTCGAGGACAATCCACTCGCCATTCCTGGTATGCGCATGTAG
- a CDS encoding DNA topoisomerase IB: protein MSLKSSSADQPVSLRKAGLVYVSDEEPGIRRVRRGRGFSYQLPDGSILDDPTVRQRIRALALPPAYHDVWICTKANGHLQATGYDARNRKQYCYHPEWQALRSQQKFDDLLRFAESLPAIRGRVERDLRAPSDEAHFLLAALIVLLDETHLRVGNRSYAKENHTYGATTLLKQHLSLDGEQVEIHFRAKGGKRVSKRLRSPRLQRILEEIADLPGRELFSWRDDTGLHRVESSQLNAYLSEIAGLPVSAKTFRTWGGSLAAFREGLSQLRRGEQPHVKDMCRSAAKALHNTPSVCRTSYVHPAILSLAELKDEGERRTLLARLDRSVPESGLYADEARLVAFLRRDGKMKR from the coding sequence ATGTCATTAAAGAGTTCGTCCGCGGACCAACCCGTCAGCCTGAGGAAGGCGGGGCTCGTCTATGTGAGTGACGAGGAGCCGGGCATCCGGCGTGTTCGAAGGGGCCGAGGCTTCAGCTACCAGCTGCCGGATGGATCTATTCTGGACGATCCCACCGTGCGGCAACGTATCAGGGCTCTTGCCTTACCTCCCGCCTATCATGACGTCTGGATCTGCACCAAAGCGAATGGCCATCTGCAGGCGACGGGATATGACGCAAGGAACCGAAAGCAGTATTGCTATCATCCGGAATGGCAGGCGCTGCGTAGCCAGCAGAAATTCGATGATCTTCTCCGCTTTGCCGAGAGCCTCCCCGCCATAAGGGGCCGGGTCGAGCGCGATCTTCGCGCCCCGTCGGACGAGGCGCATTTCCTGCTGGCGGCCCTGATCGTTCTCCTGGACGAGACACATCTGCGGGTTGGCAACCGTTCCTACGCCAAGGAAAACCACACCTATGGCGCGACCACGCTTCTCAAGCAGCATCTTTCCCTGGATGGCGAACAGGTGGAGATCCACTTTCGGGCGAAGGGCGGTAAACGCGTCAGCAAGCGGTTGAGAAGCCCACGGCTGCAAAGGATTCTGGAGGAGATCGCCGACCTGCCGGGACGCGAACTCTTTTCGTGGCGGGACGACACCGGCTTACATCGCGTCGAGTCGAGTCAACTGAACGCCTATCTGAGCGAAATTGCCGGACTTCCCGTCTCGGCGAAGACTTTCCGGACCTGGGGCGGCAGCCTGGCAGCGTTTCGCGAAGGACTGTCACAGCTGCGCAGAGGAGAACAGCCGCACGTCAAAGATATGTGCCGCTCGGCGGCAAAAGCTCTCCACAATACGCCCTCGGTCTGCCGGACGAGCTATGTTCATCCGGCGATCCTTTCGCTGGCCGAACTGAAGGACGAAGGGGAAAGGAGAACTCTTCTCGCGCGACTCGACCGAAGTGTTCCAGAGTCCGGCCTCTACGCGGATGAAGCGAGACTGGTCGCGTTTCTTCGGCGGGACGGAAAGATGAAGAGATGA
- a CDS encoding BON domain-containing protein: protein MAAQLEQNPFLDSGSVSVSVQQRRVVLEGVVDTPEASLRAEKDALSIEGVYACENRLEIGGSNHGRVRDG, encoded by the coding sequence GTGGCCGCGCAACTCGAACAAAATCCCTTTCTGGACTCCGGGTCTGTGAGCGTTTCCGTACAGCAACGGCGCGTTGTGCTGGAGGGCGTCGTTGACACACCCGAGGCCAGCCTTCGGGCTGAGAAGGATGCCCTTTCCATCGAGGGAGTCTACGCCTGCGAGAACCGGCTCGAGATAGGAGGGAGTAACCACGGGAGGGTACGTGATGGCTGA
- a CDS encoding D-alanyl-D-alanine carboxypeptidase family protein: MQTKQTSFLSGLSRGRFLAVALGLVMAMSPSLSAANPRIVVEVNSGRVIEHEDAFRKWYPASLTKLMTAYTTFRAVKSGRISLESIVTMSKKAADQPASKMYFKPGAQLTLDSALKLLLVKSANDIAVAVAETVGGSLDNFVGQMNSNAARLGMSSSHFVNPNGLPGAGQYTTARDLAVLAVAIRREFPEYAGYFSLEGVTTGKRTYPNYNLLIGRFDGADGMKTGFICASGFNQVSSATRNGRTVISVVLGADSLGARADLSADLLQKALTTRSGASVTLETLAPYGEGRDQVADISSDICSQTARKERSEGRDEEGRMKLFSPYIREMDRPPRAVFAGLLPGGEVSAQPASASNTIANVPIPIPRPNF; encoded by the coding sequence GTGCAGACGAAGCAGACGTCCTTTTTGTCCGGACTGAGTCGCGGCCGTTTCCTGGCCGTCGCGCTAGGCCTTGTCATGGCCATGTCGCCATCGCTCTCTGCGGCCAATCCGCGGATTGTCGTCGAGGTCAATTCCGGGCGCGTGATCGAGCACGAGGACGCTTTCCGCAAGTGGTATCCCGCGTCGCTGACGAAGCTGATGACCGCCTACACCACGTTTCGCGCGGTGAAGTCCGGCCGGATTTCGCTCGAAAGTATCGTCACGATGAGCAAGAAAGCCGCCGATCAGCCGGCGAGCAAGATGTATTTCAAGCCGGGTGCGCAACTGACGCTGGACAGTGCATTGAAGCTGCTCCTGGTGAAATCTGCCAACGACATCGCTGTGGCGGTCGCCGAGACGGTCGGCGGATCGCTCGATAATTTCGTCGGCCAGATGAACTCCAATGCCGCCCGGCTCGGGATGAGCTCCTCGCACTTCGTCAATCCCAACGGACTTCCCGGGGCGGGACAATATACCACCGCTCGGGATCTTGCCGTCCTCGCCGTCGCGATTCGTCGCGAGTTTCCCGAGTATGCCGGTTACTTTTCGCTGGAGGGGGTGACGACCGGCAAGCGCACCTATCCCAACTACAATCTGCTGATCGGCCGCTTTGACGGTGCTGACGGCATGAAGACCGGTTTCATTTGTGCATCGGGCTTCAACCAGGTTTCGTCCGCCACACGGAATGGGCGGACCGTGATCTCCGTCGTGCTCGGAGCAGACAGTCTCGGGGCACGTGCTGATCTTTCTGCCGACCTGCTCCAGAAAGCGCTGACCACCCGCTCGGGCGCGAGCGTCACGCTCGAAACGCTTGCGCCCTACGGTGAGGGGCGTGATCAGGTGGCCGACATCAGCAGCGACATCTGCTCTCAGACGGCGCGCAAGGAACGCAGCGAAGGACGCGACGAAGAAGGTCGCATGAAGCTCTTCTCGCCCTATATAAGAGAGATGGATCGGCCGCCGCGTGCGGTGTTCGCAGGCCTCCTGCCCGGTGGTGAGGTGTCCGCCCAACCGGCGTCTGCGAGCAACACCATCGCGAACGTACCGATCCCCATCCCGAGGCCCAATTTCTGA